The Cololabis saira isolate AMF1-May2022 chromosome 20, fColSai1.1, whole genome shotgun sequence genome includes a window with the following:
- the LOC133420874 gene encoding uncharacterized protein LOC133420874 isoform X2, giving the protein MEKMICRILLLIILTSHVCASTIVKVTQNFYQTEENYNITLEWTFTPKHEPSSGFLDIYCHFRKHLKILVVFKMSDGVKNLKHQDEQFAGRVQSDRDALREGRLRLLISRLTTEDSGWYWCEAFTKSGWDSASCQLHVSDNSR; this is encoded by the exons AT ggagaagatgatcTGCAGGATCCTGCTGCTCATCATCCTCACATCACATGTCTGTG CATCAACAATTGTGAAGGTGACACAGAACTTCTATCAGACAGAGGAGAACTACAACATCACCCTGGAGTGGACCTTCACCCCCAAACATGAACCCTCCTCTGGCTTCCTTGATATCTACTGTCACTTCAGAAAACATCTGAAGATCTTAGTTGTCTTTAAAATGTCTGATGGTGTTAAGAACTTGAAGCATCAAGACGAACAGTTTGCAGGACGAGTCCAGAGCGACAGAGATGCTCTGAGAGAGGGACGACTAAGACTCCTCATCTCCAGACTCACGACTGAGGACTCAGGATGGTACTGGTGTGAAGCGTTCACAAAGTCTGGATGGGACTCTGCCAGCTGTCAACTCCACGTCTCTG ACAACTCAAGATGA
- the LOC133420874 gene encoding uncharacterized protein LOC133420874 isoform X1, giving the protein MEKMICRILLLIILTSHVCASTIVKVTQNFYQTEENYNITLEWTFTPKHEPSSGFLDIYCHFRKHLKILVVFKMSDGVKNLKHQDEQFAGRVQSDRDALREGRLRLLISRLTTEDSGWYWCEAFTKSGWDSASCQLHVSATRSYDGAGNGGFITLGVVAAAALLIYCVTVLVKKRRRICAVVSQRINHQGVVCRFLMNHNSIT; this is encoded by the exons AT ggagaagatgatcTGCAGGATCCTGCTGCTCATCATCCTCACATCACATGTCTGTG CATCAACAATTGTGAAGGTGACACAGAACTTCTATCAGACAGAGGAGAACTACAACATCACCCTGGAGTGGACCTTCACCCCCAAACATGAACCCTCCTCTGGCTTCCTTGATATCTACTGTCACTTCAGAAAACATCTGAAGATCTTAGTTGTCTTTAAAATGTCTGATGGTGTTAAGAACTTGAAGCATCAAGACGAACAGTTTGCAGGACGAGTCCAGAGCGACAGAGATGCTCTGAGAGAGGGACGACTAAGACTCCTCATCTCCAGACTCACGACTGAGGACTCAGGATGGTACTGGTGTGAAGCGTTCACAAAGTCTGGATGGGACTCTGCCAGCTGTCAACTCCACGTCTCTG CGACCAGATCCTACGATGGAGCAGGAAATGGAGGATTTATTACATTAGGAGTTGTTGCAGCAGCTGCACTTCTGATTTATTGTGTTACAGTTTTAGTGAAGAAAAGGAGAAGAATATGTGCTGTTGTGTCTCAGAGAATCAACCATCAAGGAGTCGTATGCAGGTTTCTGATGAATCACAACTCGATTACTTGA